From Gammaproteobacteria bacterium, a single genomic window includes:
- the era gene encoding GTPase Era — protein sequence MNDTRAGTVTLAGPPNVGKSTLLNALVGEELSIVTPRPQTTWQQVAGIYSGSAHQIIFIDTPGLFAARDLFHRGMVETAYRAIEDADVVLAVLDAVALSRRGRWGVPRALLERAPARQMATLNKIDAISGKAVEALVLEAERELRARVFPISALDGTGVKELREVLQAELPRSPFLFPTDFIASEPVRFFVAELVRESVFELYQQEIPYSVSCRLEQFREDDDPVYIQAILYVERSSQKGILIGDGGRAIRRLGSRARTKIERFVDRRVYLDLRVKVLAGWRRKRGHLRRLGFAVPRDHETQRPR from the coding sequence ATGAACGACACCCGGGCCGGCACCGTGACGCTCGCGGGTCCTCCCAACGTCGGCAAATCGACGCTGCTCAACGCCCTTGTGGGCGAAGAGCTGAGCATCGTCACGCCCAGGCCACAGACTACCTGGCAACAGGTGGCCGGGATCTACTCGGGCTCGGCGCATCAGATCATCTTCATCGACACCCCGGGCCTGTTTGCCGCGCGCGACCTGTTTCACAGGGGCATGGTGGAAACCGCATACCGGGCGATCGAGGACGCGGATGTCGTGCTGGCGGTGCTGGACGCGGTCGCGTTATCCAGGCGCGGCCGGTGGGGCGTGCCGCGCGCTCTGCTGGAGCGGGCGCCGGCCCGGCAGATGGCGACGCTGAACAAGATCGACGCGATTTCGGGAAAGGCGGTCGAAGCGCTGGTGCTGGAAGCGGAGCGGGAACTTCGTGCCCGGGTCTTCCCGATCTCGGCGCTCGACGGCACCGGCGTAAAGGAGCTGCGCGAGGTCCTGCAGGCCGAGCTGCCGCGGTCGCCCTTCCTGTTCCCAACTGATTTCATCGCCTCCGAGCCGGTACGCTTCTTCGTAGCGGAACTGGTTCGCGAGAGTGTGTTCGAGTTGTACCAACAGGAGATACCGTATTCCGTCTCTTGCCGGCTCGAGCAGTTCCGCGAAGACGACGATCCCGTCTATATTCAGGCCATCCTGTACGTGGAGAGGTCGTCTCAGAAGGGGATTCTGATCGGAGACGGCGGGCGCGCGATCCGCAGACTCGGTTCTCGAGCCCGGACCAAAATCGAACGTTTCGTCGACCGGCGGGTGTACCTTGACCTGCGGGTGAAGGTGCTGGCCGGATGGCGGCGCAAGCGTGGACACCTTCGGAGATTGGGCTTTGCCGTTCCCCGCGATCACGAGACGCAGCGGCCTCGCTAG
- a CDS encoding PorV/PorQ family protein, whose protein sequence is MPFPAITRRSGLASPRSFVLWLLLAGFWPAPATTQDGELAAAADASAIFARRMPSTEGALFLILPVGAQGIAMGRAMTALPSQESAFWNPAGLAHVRDRRFFLYRGDQLAGRATAFSFLMGRESVGTLGISYQELDVGDQQMTGIGGEVLGSLSVRGYQAVVSFATELVDRVSVGTNFKMVQFRIGCRGQCLDQGVTATTYAVDAGVQATFSDAVPLRLGLMIAHLGPDLQVVNAEQADPLPARARLAAAYDILDHFDEQPAFDLRFTAELEERWRHPGSPSVHVGTEVATTGSETLSVRLGYAWRDGEGEAALGLGLRVGRFDLGVARSLTRTSLATGSEPVHVSLGVVF, encoded by the coding sequence TTGCCGTTCCCCGCGATCACGAGACGCAGCGGCCTCGCTAGTCCTCGTTCGTTCGTCCTGTGGCTGCTGCTCGCGGGGTTCTGGCCTGCGCCGGCGACCACACAGGACGGGGAGTTGGCGGCGGCGGCCGACGCCTCCGCCATCTTCGCGCGCAGAATGCCATCCACGGAGGGGGCTCTCTTTCTGATCCTTCCGGTGGGCGCCCAGGGCATCGCGATGGGGCGGGCGATGACCGCGCTGCCGTCCCAGGAGAGCGCGTTCTGGAATCCGGCCGGGCTCGCCCACGTCCGCGATCGCCGGTTCTTCCTGTATCGGGGCGATCAGCTCGCGGGCAGAGCGACCGCCTTCTCCTTTCTCATGGGCCGGGAATCGGTGGGCACGCTGGGAATCTCCTACCAGGAGTTGGACGTCGGGGATCAGCAGATGACCGGCATCGGGGGCGAGGTGCTCGGTTCACTGAGCGTACGCGGCTACCAGGCGGTCGTGTCGTTCGCGACCGAGTTGGTCGACCGGGTGAGCGTGGGGACCAACTTCAAGATGGTGCAGTTCCGCATCGGTTGCCGCGGGCAGTGCCTGGACCAGGGTGTGACCGCGACCACCTACGCGGTGGACGCCGGCGTCCAGGCGACCTTCTCGGACGCTGTGCCGCTCCGGCTCGGGCTGATGATCGCGCACCTGGGCCCGGACCTTCAGGTCGTCAACGCCGAACAGGCGGATCCGCTGCCGGCGCGGGCGCGCCTGGCGGCCGCATACGACATTCTGGACCACTTCGACGAGCAGCCGGCGTTCGATCTTCGGTTCACGGCGGAACTGGAGGAGCGGTGGCGCCATCCGGGGTCGCCCTCGGTGCATGTCGGCACCGAAGTCGCCACCACCGGAAGCGAGACCCTGTCCGTCCGCCTGGGCTACGCCTGGCGCGACGGAGAGGGCGAGGCGGCACTCGGGCTGGGTCTTCGCGTCGGCCGTTTCGATCTGGGCGTTGCCCGGTCCCTCACCCGGACGTCGCTCGCAACCGGTTCCGAGCCCGTGCACGTGAGCCTGGGCGTGGTCTTCTGA
- a CDS encoding zinc-ribbon domain-containing protein, translating into MTSHAVFTVQCPACSARYPVDPGKVPAGGVRARCGKCANIFPVDLPGARTRGRTAPAVPSGKSRDNEAPRPFAVTDAADRAARLARVLVSDMIRYHRDRYDRALERGTLREDFAEEVRRSWSEYVRRVGEDLAHDSRYFQDELNSTLACGEELF; encoded by the coding sequence TTGACATCCCATGCCGTATTCACCGTCCAATGCCCCGCCTGTTCGGCACGGTATCCGGTTGATCCGGGCAAGGTGCCGGCGGGAGGCGTCCGGGCCCGCTGTGGCAAGTGCGCGAACATCTTCCCGGTGGACCTGCCCGGTGCGCGCACGCGCGGGAGGACGGCGCCCGCCGTGCCTTCGGGCAAGTCGCGGGACAACGAGGCGCCGAGACCCTTCGCCGTAACCGATGCCGCAGACCGCGCCGCGCGCCTTGCACGGGTGCTCGTCTCCGACATGATCCGGTACCATCGGGATCGGTACGATCGCGCGCTCGAGCGAGGGACGCTCCGGGAGGACTTCGCCGAAGAGGTTCGACGTTCGTGGTCGGAATACGTCCGGCGGGTGGGAGAGGACCTCGCCCACGACAGTCGTTATTTTCAGGACGAACTCAACTCGACTCTGGCCTGCGGAGAGGAACTCTTCTGA
- the prfB gene encoding peptide chain release factor 2 (programmed frameshift) — protein sequence MHNEAIERLRDLEARISELRRYLDIDARERKLDELEQARSSERFWANPEEARRLIADANRLKNWVAPWRELAATAEELSEWVEVLAAEEDEEIEAEWASNVESLAGDVSGLELRTMLQGEDDHRGALLTVHPGAGGLESQDWAEMLLRMYTRWAERRGCSLKVLDLQPAEEAGIKSAALEIEGDHAYGYLKAENGVHRLVRISPFDSQSRRHTSFASVFVYPVVDDEIEVDIDEADLRVDTFRASGAGGQHVNKTDSAIRITHLPTGIVVSCQQERSQHKNRATAMKMLRAALHRRAMEEREREREALEATKSDNAWANQIRSYVFQPYTMVNDHRTSVKVGDVQKVMDGRIDPFIEAYLKQFGAAGVG from the exons ATGCACAACGAAGCCATCGAACGCTTGCGTGACCTCGAAGCCAGGATCTCCGAACTTCGGAGGTATCTT GACATCGACGCACGGGAACGGAAACTGGATGAACTGGAGCAGGCGCGTTCCAGCGAGAGGTTCTGGGCCAATCCGGAGGAGGCGCGGAGGCTCATCGCCGATGCCAATCGGCTGAAGAACTGGGTGGCGCCGTGGCGTGAGCTTGCAGCCACCGCGGAAGAGCTGAGCGAGTGGGTGGAGGTGCTGGCCGCGGAGGAAGACGAGGAGATCGAGGCCGAGTGGGCGTCCAACGTCGAGTCGCTGGCCGGAGACGTGAGCGGCCTCGAACTCCGGACCATGCTTCAGGGGGAGGACGATCACCGCGGGGCGCTTCTCACAGTCCATCCCGGAGCGGGCGGCCTGGAGTCCCAGGATTGGGCCGAGATGCTCCTGCGCATGTATACCCGCTGGGCTGAGCGGCGCGGATGCAGCCTCAAGGTGCTCGACCTCCAGCCCGCCGAGGAGGCCGGCATCAAGAGCGCCGCGCTCGAAATCGAAGGCGACCATGCCTACGGGTATCTGAAGGCGGAGAACGGCGTACACCGCCTGGTGCGCATTTCACCCTTCGATTCCCAGTCGCGGCGGCACACCTCGTTCGCCAGCGTCTTCGTGTATCCGGTGGTCGACGATGAGATCGAGGTCGACATCGACGAAGCCGACCTGCGCGTGGACACCTTCCGTGCATCCGGGGCAGGGGGTCAGCACGTGAACAAGACGGATTCCGCCATCCGCATCACGCACCTGCCTACCGGCATCGTGGTGTCGTGCCAGCAGGAGCGCTCACAGCACAAGAACCGGGCGACGGCCATGAAGATGTTGCGGGCCGCGCTCCACCGGAGGGCGATGGAGGAGCGCGAGCGGGAACGCGAGGCGCTGGAAGCCACGAAGTCCGACAACGCCTGGGCCAACCAGATCCGCTCGTACGTGTTCCAACCCTATACGATGGTCAACGACCACCGGACGAGCGTAAAGGTCGGGGACGTCCAGAAGGTGATGGACGGAAGGATCGATCCCTTCATCGAAGCCTACCTGAAACAGTTCGGAGCGGCCGGGGTCGGATAA
- the lysS gene encoding lysine--tRNA ligase translates to MTQSTRARPDRAHSPVSDLERSMRSRREKLERLRERGIEAFDYGYARTHRARDAAAAFEAAEAAGTLSERGQGADVRVGGRMIAFRSHGKSAFADLEDGSGRIQVYFRRNQVGEQAFEDLDLLDLGDWIGARGRLFRTRMGEVTVQVADWTLLTKALRPLPLGKTEVDAATGKRVTHSGFADTEARYRQRYADLAVNPEVREVFRARSRVVATARSVLDAHGFLEVETPVLQPLYGGATARPFVTHHHALDSRLYLRIADELYLKRLIVGGFERVYEVSKDFRNEGLSRFHNPEFTMLEFYQAFADYHDMMDLVEELVSKIAASVAGARTVTYQGERISLAPPFKRIRLVEALGEALGDDPLELEDDKLRARARALRLPDIEKAGRGKLIDKLFDVLVQKDLRSPTFVLDHPRELSPLAKAKRGDARLTERFELFVLGTEIANAFSELNDPLDQRARFDDQARLAAGGDEEAHRVDEDYIRALEYGMPPTGGVGVGIDRLTMLLTDQPSIRDVILFPILRPE, encoded by the coding sequence ATGACGCAATCCACCAGAGCCAGGCCCGACCGCGCGCACTCCCCGGTCAGCGACCTCGAGCGGAGCATGCGCTCCCGCAGGGAAAAGCTGGAGCGCCTGCGAGAACGCGGGATCGAGGCGTTCGACTACGGCTACGCACGTACCCACAGGGCTCGGGACGCCGCAGCGGCCTTCGAGGCCGCGGAAGCGGCGGGAACGCTGTCGGAGCGGGGGCAGGGGGCGGATGTGCGCGTCGGCGGCCGCATGATCGCCTTTCGGAGTCACGGGAAGAGCGCGTTCGCCGATCTGGAAGACGGATCGGGACGCATTCAGGTGTACTTCCGCAGGAACCAGGTGGGAGAGCAGGCGTTCGAGGATCTCGATCTCCTCGATCTGGGCGACTGGATCGGCGCGCGCGGCCGGCTCTTCCGGACGCGCATGGGCGAAGTGACGGTGCAGGTTGCCGACTGGACGCTGCTGACCAAGGCCCTGAGGCCGCTGCCGCTGGGGAAGACCGAGGTGGACGCCGCGACCGGAAAGCGGGTTACGCACAGCGGCTTCGCCGATACGGAAGCCCGCTACCGCCAGCGCTACGCCGACCTGGCGGTCAACCCCGAGGTTCGCGAGGTCTTCCGCGCGCGGTCTCGCGTCGTGGCCACGGCACGCAGCGTCCTGGACGCCCACGGCTTCCTGGAGGTGGAGACGCCGGTGCTCCAGCCCCTCTACGGCGGGGCCACGGCCCGTCCTTTCGTGACCCACCACCACGCGCTCGACAGCCGCCTCTACCTGCGCATCGCGGACGAACTCTACCTGAAGCGGCTGATCGTGGGGGGCTTCGAACGTGTGTACGAAGTCTCCAAGGACTTTCGCAACGAGGGCCTGAGCCGGTTTCACAATCCCGAGTTCACCATGCTCGAGTTCTACCAGGCCTTCGCGGACTATCACGACATGATGGATCTGGTGGAGGAGCTCGTTTCGAAGATCGCGGCGTCGGTCGCGGGGGCGCGCACCGTCACCTACCAGGGGGAACGCATCTCGCTGGCTCCGCCCTTCAAGCGCATCCGGCTCGTCGAAGCCCTGGGCGAGGCATTGGGCGACGACCCCCTGGAGCTGGAGGACGACAAACTGCGGGCCCGCGCCAGGGCGCTTCGCCTGCCGGACATCGAGAAGGCGGGGCGGGGCAAGCTGATCGACAAGCTCTTCGACGTGCTGGTGCAGAAGGACCTGCGTTCGCCGACCTTCGTCCTGGATCATCCACGGGAACTCTCCCCGCTGGCCAAGGCCAAGCGCGGTGACGCACGTCTCACGGAGCGCTTCGAGCTGTTCGTGCTGGGCACCGAGATCGCCAACGCGTTCTCGGAACTCAACGATCCCCTCGACCAGCGGGCGCGCTTCGATGACCAGGCCCGCCTGGCGGCTGGTGGAGACGAAGAAGCCCACCGGGTCGACGAGGACTATATCCGCGCGCTCGAATACGGGATGCCGCCCACCGGCGGCGTCGGCGTCGGCATCGACCGCCTCACGATGCTGCTGACCGACCAGCCGTCCATTCGGGACGTGATTCTCTTCCCCATCCTGAGGCCCGAATGA
- a CDS encoding ABC transporter permease — MRRLDWYIARRYLAARKRGRFLSLITWIALGGVTLGVMALVIVISVMNGMQEELRAKILGSNPHVLVLQTGTSLRMDGWEQVLERVRTVDAVVGAAPFVVTSVGIQRAGYAQTADLYGVLPEPEGVPVTDFERDLQDGVYSLGPTGSGYPPVLVGSLLAQRMQLFKGDTLVLVSLENVNESPFGGLYPTVRQFEMAGSFTTGMYEYDLRNIYTTLAAAQDLLGIAGENQVGGIAVRVEDLWEADAAGREIRAAVGPGHFIESWMTTNRSFFSALKLEELAMGVILGLIIVVAAFNVVSTLVMVVVDRTREIGILKSMGMTDRAILRVFRLQGLWIGMIGTSLGVALGLVMAWALDRYQFISIPADLYYLDHLPVAVDLLDVATIIVVSMGITFLATLYPASRAAGLRPVEAIRHE, encoded by the coding sequence TTGAGGCGTCTGGACTGGTACATCGCGCGGCGATACCTGGCGGCGCGCAAGCGGGGACGCTTCCTGTCTCTCATCACCTGGATCGCGCTCGGCGGCGTGACCCTCGGGGTCATGGCGCTGGTGATCGTGATCTCGGTCATGAACGGGATGCAGGAGGAGCTGCGGGCGAAGATCCTCGGGTCCAACCCCCATGTGCTCGTGCTGCAGACGGGCACCTCGCTGCGCATGGACGGCTGGGAGCAGGTGCTCGAGCGTGTGCGCACCGTCGATGCCGTCGTGGGAGCCGCTCCCTTCGTGGTCACCAGCGTCGGCATCCAGCGCGCCGGGTACGCACAGACGGCCGACCTCTACGGGGTCCTGCCGGAGCCGGAAGGCGTGCCCGTCACCGACTTCGAGCGCGATCTGCAGGACGGCGTCTATTCTCTCGGGCCCACCGGGTCGGGATACCCTCCGGTGCTGGTGGGGAGTCTGCTGGCGCAGCGCATGCAGCTCTTCAAGGGCGACACGCTGGTGCTGGTGTCGCTCGAGAACGTCAACGAGAGTCCCTTCGGCGGCCTGTACCCCACGGTTCGCCAGTTCGAGATGGCGGGGTCGTTCACGACCGGCATGTACGAGTACGACCTGCGCAACATCTACACGACGCTCGCGGCGGCCCAGGACCTGCTCGGCATCGCGGGGGAAAACCAGGTCGGCGGCATCGCCGTGCGGGTGGAGGATCTGTGGGAAGCCGATGCCGCGGGCCGGGAAATCCGCGCCGCGGTCGGGCCGGGCCATTTCATCGAGAGCTGGATGACGACCAACCGGTCGTTCTTCTCCGCCCTCAAGCTCGAGGAACTGGCGATGGGAGTCATCCTCGGCCTGATCATCGTGGTGGCTGCCTTCAACGTCGTGAGCACGCTGGTCATGGTCGTGGTGGACCGGACCCGGGAGATCGGGATCCTCAAGTCCATGGGCATGACCGACCGCGCGATTCTGCGCGTCTTCCGGCTGCAGGGGCTCTGGATCGGCATGATCGGGACTTCGCTGGGAGTGGCACTGGGCCTGGTGATGGCCTGGGCGCTCGACCGCTACCAGTTCATCTCGATTCCGGCCGATCTCTACTACCTGGATCATCTGCCCGTGGCGGTGGACCTGCTGGACGTCGCGACCATCATCGTGGTGAGCATGGGCATCACCTTCCTGGCCACCCTCTATCCGGCGTCCCGCGCGGCCGGTCTCCGGCCCGTGGAGGCGATTCGCCATGAATGA
- a CDS encoding ABC transporter ATP-binding protein gives MNEEGRSTGPAPGNGAAPDPHGVHDPVLLPLQARSLVRTFVGGNGSELRVLRGVDLRVRVGEAVSVTGASGAGKSTLLHLLGALDRPTSGEVLVDGTPLSGLDDETICRIRNHHVGFVFQFHHLLRDFTALENVMMPRLIAGRTRPDAEDRARRLLDSVGLGERLEHRPRQLSGGEQQRVAVARALANDPVVLLADEPSGNLDRRTSDQLHDLLFRLKDDHDLAMVLVTHNAALAARADRVLQLDNGILGAGDGNP, from the coding sequence ATGAATGAGGAGGGCCGGTCCACAGGCCCGGCGCCCGGCAATGGAGCGGCCCCGGATCCTCACGGGGTCCACGACCCCGTCCTGCTACCCCTCCAGGCCCGTTCGCTGGTGCGCACGTTCGTGGGGGGCAACGGAAGTGAACTCCGTGTTCTGCGGGGGGTAGACCTGCGAGTTCGCGTGGGCGAGGCGGTCTCGGTCACCGGCGCGAGCGGCGCGGGCAAGAGCACGCTGCTCCACCTGCTGGGAGCGCTCGACCGGCCGACATCGGGGGAAGTCCTCGTCGACGGGACGCCGTTGTCCGGGCTGGACGACGAGACCATCTGCAGGATCCGAAACCATCACGTGGGTTTCGTGTTTCAGTTCCACCACCTGCTGCGCGACTTCACCGCACTCGAGAACGTGATGATGCCCCGACTCATTGCCGGCCGGACCCGACCGGACGCCGAGGATCGCGCGCGCCGCCTCCTCGATTCGGTCGGCCTCGGCGAACGTCTCGAGCACAGGCCCCGGCAGCTCTCGGGGGGAGAGCAGCAGCGGGTCGCCGTGGCCCGGGCGCTCGCCAACGACCCGGTGGTGCTTCTGGCGGACGAACCCAGCGGCAACCTCGATCGCCGGACCAGCGACCAGCTGCACGATCTTCTCTTCCGGCTGAAGGACGACCACGACCTTGCCATGGTGCTGGTAACCCACAACGCCGCGCTGGCCGCGCGCGCGGACCGTGTCCTGCAACTGGACAACGGCATACTGGGAGCGGGAGACGGAAACCCGTGA
- a CDS encoding UvrB/UvrC motif-containing protein, with protein MSEDPRVCSECGAAEAVVHLTQIVDDVASVLHLCEKCAASRGVNQPSPPAHSPLTDFLSQMTGPEEGAEAGEEDRTCTFCSLSFAGFRENGRLGCPHCYTTFDFYLKNLLRRIHGGVQHVGKVYLPPDPTVSEREQRLEGLRRKLRYAISTEDFERAAQLRDQIRSLEPVTR; from the coding sequence GTGAGCGAAGATCCCCGGGTATGCAGCGAGTGCGGCGCGGCGGAGGCCGTGGTTCATCTGACTCAGATCGTGGACGACGTGGCCAGCGTGCTGCACCTGTGCGAGAAGTGCGCCGCTTCCCGCGGGGTCAACCAGCCCTCGCCGCCCGCACACTCTCCGCTTACCGACTTTCTGTCGCAGATGACCGGCCCGGAGGAGGGCGCGGAGGCCGGAGAGGAAGACAGGACCTGTACCTTCTGCAGCCTTTCGTTTGCGGGGTTCCGGGAGAACGGACGCCTGGGGTGTCCACACTGCTACACCACGTTCGACTTCTACCTGAAGAATCTGCTGAGGCGCATTCACGGGGGCGTGCAGCACGTGGGCAAGGTGTATCTGCCTCCGGATCCCACCGTCTCCGAGCGCGAGCAGCGCCTTGAGGGCCTGCGCCGAAAACTCCGCTACGCCATCAGCACGGAGGATTTCGAGCGGGCGGCGCAGTTGAGAGACCAGATTCGTTCCCTCGAGCCCGTGACCCGGTAG
- a CDS encoding protein arginine kinase, translating to MDHLSTIFDRGLGWLDASGPDSDIVLSTRVRLARNLQGYAFGPQSRVNDRRAVLARVRRTAEKVDLLAEASVHPLAELDGGTRRILLERRLISQDLLGEKSDSDLPRRAAAVVLSASDPVSVMVNEEDHLRLQVLVSGLALEGAWGMVDGLDEDLGRELPYAYDHELGYLTSCPTNVGTGLRASVLIHLPGLVLTKEIGRVLQGLSQVGLTFRGLYGEGSEVVGNFFQVSNQTTLGKTEEDLVDHLDRIVRQVIEYERRARRVLIRDAYQVTEDKIWRAYGLLRYARSLTFEEMMNLLSGVRLGAALKLLPGLRVYSLNKIMIFTQSAHLEDAAGRKLPPGERDAHRATYVRRILATEGVVIPDTEPPESSSGSGRDS from the coding sequence ATGGATCACCTGTCCACGATCTTCGATCGGGGTCTCGGGTGGCTCGACGCGAGCGGTCCGGACTCGGATATCGTCCTCTCCACCCGCGTCCGCCTCGCCCGCAACCTGCAGGGGTACGCGTTCGGCCCGCAGTCACGGGTCAACGATCGCCGGGCCGTGCTGGCGCGCGTGCGGCGAACGGCGGAGAAGGTCGACCTGCTCGCCGAGGCGAGCGTCCATCCGCTTGCCGAACTGGACGGCGGTACCCGGCGCATTCTTCTGGAACGGCGGCTCATCTCCCAGGACCTGCTTGGCGAGAAGTCGGACTCCGACCTTCCGCGGCGTGCGGCCGCAGTGGTGCTCTCGGCCAGCGATCCGGTGAGCGTGATGGTGAACGAGGAAGACCACCTGCGCCTGCAGGTGCTGGTCTCCGGCCTCGCGCTGGAAGGGGCGTGGGGCATGGTGGACGGGCTGGACGAGGATCTGGGCCGGGAGCTCCCCTACGCCTACGACCACGAGCTCGGGTATCTCACCAGTTGCCCCACGAATGTCGGCACCGGGCTGCGGGCCTCGGTTCTCATCCATCTGCCGGGGCTCGTGCTTACCAAGGAGATCGGACGCGTACTTCAGGGGTTGAGCCAGGTCGGGCTGACGTTTCGCGGACTCTACGGAGAGGGTTCCGAGGTGGTCGGCAACTTCTTCCAGGTTTCGAACCAGACCACGCTGGGCAAGACCGAGGAGGACCTGGTCGACCATCTCGACCGCATCGTGCGCCAGGTCATCGAATACGAGCGGCGGGCACGCCGCGTACTGATTCGTGACGCATATCAAGTCACAGAAGATAAGATATGGCGCGCCTACGGGTTACTGCGCTATGCCCGATCTCTTACTTTCGAGGAAATGATGAACCTCCTGTCGGGGGTTCGCCTCGGCGCGGCGCTGAAACTTCTCCCTGGACTCCGTGTATACTCGCTCAACAAGATCATGATCTTCACGCAGTCCGCCCACCTGGAGGATGCAGCAGGGCGGAAGCTTCCTCCCGGCGAGCGCGACGCGCACCGAGCCACCTATGTGCGCCGCATCTTGGCTACCGAGGGTGTGGTGATTCCGGACACGGAACCTCCGGAGAGCAGTTCGGGCTCCGGCCGCGACTCCTGA